The window CGTGCGTTTGGCTGGCGGCGGGCGCTGGCAACGATGCTGCTGGCGGTGGCGGGAATGGCGGTGGTGGTGACCCCGTGGACGATGCGCAATCAGCAACAGCTTGGCGCGCCGGTGCTGGTATCCACCAATGGCGGCATCGCGTTACAGGCCGGTGCGAACGATCTGGCCACGGGTGGCTATTTTCAGGTCGAGAAATCGCCCCTGTGGGCACAGACCGGACTGTCGTTCGATCAGCGGATCGAGCGGCAGGTGGAGATGGACGCGCGTCTGAAACGGATGGCGATCGATTGGATCGTTCAGCATCCGGCGGAATGGGCCATGCTGGGGGTGCGCAAGGTGGTCCTGTTATGGGCCAAGGATACCGACGCCTTCTGGTCGCTGCACGCCAGCTATCCGGACCGGTCCGGCCTGTGGCGGGTCGCGCAGGCGGGCAATCAGCTGGTGTACCTGTCGATCCTGGGCCTGTCGGCAATCGGGTTTGCACCTAGCATCGCGGCATTGTGGCGGCGGAGGCTGGACCAGTCGGCGATGACGGTTGCGCTGGCCGTCCCAGTGCTGACCACCGCACTGGCGTTCGTGTTCACCGGACAGACCCGGTATCACTATCCCGCCATGCCGTTCCTGATGATCGGAGCGGGGCTTGGCCTGGTCTGGCTGGTTCAGCGTTCGCGCAGCCGGGGCATCAGTTCGACGAAGTTGCAGGGGCGGTGGCGGCTGTCGAGCTGATCGCGCAGGATACCGTCCCATCCGTCGCGCACCGCGCCGGTCGATCCGGGCAATGCAAAGAGATAGGTGCCGCGCGCGACGGCGGCACAGGCGCGCGACTGGATGGTTGACGTGCCGATCGTCTGAAAGCTGAGCCAGCGGAACAATTCGCCAAAGCCCGGAATGGGTTTGTCCTGGACCTGCTCGATCGCCTCTGGCGTCACATCGCGGCCGGTAACGCCAGTGCCGCCGGTGGTCAGGACGCAATCAACCAACGGATCGTCGATCCATTCGTTCAGCTGACGAACGATCAGCGCGACATCGTCCGCCACGATGGCGCGGGCGGCAAGGACATGGCCCGCATCCGTCAGCCGTTCAACCAGCGTATCGCCCGACCGGTCATCGGCCGCAGTGCGCGTGTCGGAAATAGTGAGGACGGCAATGCGGACGGGAATGAACGCCCGCCCCTGATCAATTGGCACCGACGATCCGTCCGGCGCTGGTATCGGTCATGCGAACCGCGGGTGCCCCGGCCATGCCGGGAAAGCGGGGCCACATCCCCTGGCTCAGCGCCTGACGGCTGGCCGAGGCGCGACCCTCATGCTGTTCGTACATCCAGTAGTTGCGCAGCACGGTCATCACATAGCCGCGCGTTTCCCAGTATGGGATGCTTTCAATGTACAGCAGCGGATCGCCCTTGCTCCGCACGGTGACGTTCCACGTCTCAACGGGCGTCGGACCGGCGTTATAGGCGGCGATCACTTTTGGCAGCAGGCCGGCGGTAAACGGGCGGTCGCGCAGCTGTTCCAGATAGGTCTGGCCGACCTCCATGTTCACCGATGGCTGGGCCAGGTCCGCGCGTTCGATCTTCATCCCCTTGGTCCGGCCCACATCGATGGCCGCGGCCGGCATCACCTGCATCAGGCCAAAGGCACCGGCGGGGCTGACCACATCCGGATTGAACCGTGATTCCTGAAGCGTGTGGGCATAGACCAGCGCCTTGTCGACGCGCCATCCGCCCTCCGGCTTCCATTTGGGGGCGGGATAGCGCGCCTGCGCCACCAGGTTCACACCCGCCGGGCCATTGTGGCACAACCACAGCTGCGTCTGAGGCAAATCGAGCGCACCGGCCAGCGTGATCAGCGCGGCGTGTTCATTACGTGGGCCGATCTTTGCCTGATGCCGCAGCACTGCGTCGGCCAGCTTGAGTTCGCCGATCTGAACCAATGCGGCGGCCACGCGCACGTTTGCCCGGCGCTCCAGATCGCCCAGTGGCAACGCGCCCAGCACCTTGGCATTGGCGGTGTTGTCGGTCAGTCCCAGCGATTGCCGAGCCAGCAGGCCGTAAAAGGTTTCACGATATTGCGCCGCGGATTGCAGCCGCGATTGAACCCGCTGCGGCTCGCCACAGGCAATGTCCGCGCGGGTGGCCCAAAACAGGCCCGCCGAACGCATCTCGACATCGGGCGCGTTGCGGCCGACCCGCTCGAACGCGGCCTGAGCCGTCCGGCAATCCTCGCGCCGCCAGCTGGCCAGGCCAAGCACCCAATCGCCCTGAACCTGCCACGGGCCGACACCGCGGCTTGCCTCGGTCGCGATCGAGGCTGCGTTTTCGTCGTCCCCGGCAGCGTAAAAGATCCACGCGATCTTTTGCTGCCACTCGGTCAGCGCCTCGGGTGTCAGCCGCCCGCGATGCTGATCCAGCAACGCGCGGGCAGAAACGCCGTCATCCGCCTTGATAAACGGCTTCATCGCCTCTGCCAGCTGGGCAGAGGCCGCATCGCTCAGTGCGCGGGCACGCTGGCGGCTGGGCGGGGCATCGTACCAGACGAGCCGCTGCTGGGCAGGCAGATTCGGCAGAGCGGTGGCACCGCGGCTTACGGCCAGCCGGGCGATCTGTTCCGCCTGCGGCAGTTCCGGCGCCTCGTTCAGCAGCGCCAGCAGTGCCGGCATCTCGACCTTTGGCGAATTGCGCGCGGTGTAGAGTTCGGCCCGCATCACCGGGTGCAGGACGCCCGGCGTCATGCCGTCGATCAACAATTGCGCGTCGGTCCAGCGTTCCGCCCGGATCGCCGTCAGGATCGCGCGATAGGATGCGCCCTGTTCCGGCGTCAGGATTGCGGGTGCCGCAATACCGGGCGTTTCGCGCTGCGGCACGCCTTCGTCGGCGGGCGCGACCTCACGCGCCAGGGCATTGCCGGACAGCAGGAGGGCGATCGCTACCGCCACTCCCTTCACCGCGCCGTTCATTGCAACCCCCGCATCAAGGACTGGATATCGCGCCACACCTCACCCTTCACGCGCGGTCGTTCGACCATGAAGCGGGGGGCGTGAGTTGCGACAACCGCCAATTTCCGCGCATCATGGTTAACCGCGCGTAAACGTCCACGTTCCGCCCGATCATTGATCCCGAACAAGGCACGGCTCGTCGCTTGGCCGAAAACCAGGACGCGCCGAGCCCCGCTGATCGCAAGGAGATGATGCGCGATCCGCCCGAATTCGGGGAGCTGTTCGGCCGGGATCTGTCCGGTCGCCGGGGCCTTGACCGCCAGCGTAGCGATATGGGCCGTAGCGCGGTCGATGCCGATTGCGGCCAGGATATTGTCCGTCAACCGGCCGACCGCTCCGCTGGACAAGGGCCCATCCACATCCTCGCCTTCCGGGACGTCGCTGAGGATCAGCCATTCCGCATCGACCGGGCCGGACGGCGGGACAACGCGGCCGGGCCATGCCGCATCCGGGGCATCCGGACCCAGCCGCCAGGCGATGTACGATGCCCAGTCGCCGGGCAGGGGCGAATCACTGACCGGGATGGCCGAGGGTGCGGCAGGCGCGGCGGCCATTGCCGGGACTGGGGGGGCGATCCAGCCGCCCGCCGTCTCTTCGACCAGTTGATCGACGCCGGCATCCGCCCACCATTCAAGCGCGCTTGCCGCAACGTCATGCCATCGATGGTCGGTATCTGCCCCCATAGCAGCACCAAAGGCCGGGTTGACCCTGCCGTCAATCTGCTTGAACGAAAGAACCGGTTCAGGCGTTGCCGATCAACGATCAACAGGCACGCCGGATGGCAAAGGAAGAGGACGATCGATGAGCGAGCGGGAATCCATGCACTATGACGTCGTGGTCGTGGGGGCTGGACCGGCCGGGCTGTCGGCCGCGATCCGGCTGAAACAGCGGGCGGAGGCGGAGGGTCGCGAGCTGTCCGTCTGCGTCATCGAAAAGGGGTCGGAGGTTGGCGCCCACATCCTGTCGGGTGCCGTGTTCGATCCGCGCGCGCTGGATGAGCTGATCCCCGATTGGCGCACGCTCGATTGCCCGATGGCCGAGGTACCGGTGACGGAAAACCATCACTGGGTCCTGTCCGGCAAGGGCAAGCGCGAGTTCCCCCATTTCCTGTTGCCGCCATTCATGCACAACAAGGGCTGCTACACCGGATCGCTGGGCAATCTGTGCCGCTGGCTGGCGGGGCAGGCAGAAGCGCTTGGCGTGGAAATCTTTCCCGGATTTGCGGCGGCAGAGGTGCTGTTCGGCGAGGACGGATCGGTGCGGGGCATCGCCACCGGCGACATGGGCGTGGCGCGCGATGGATCGCACAAGCCGGATTATCAGCCTGGGCTTGAGCTGCACGCCCGGTACACCCTGTTTGCCGAGGGGGTTCGCGGTCACCTGTCCAAGCAGCTGATCGCGAAATATGATCTGGCGGCCGACAGCGAGCCGCAGGTTTATGGCATCGGCATCAAGGAATTGTGGGATATTCCGGCCGACAAGCACGTGCCCGGCCGCGTGATCCATACTCAGGGCTGGCCGTTGAGCGAGACGGCGGGGTCGAATGGCGGCGGTTTCCTGTATCATCAGGCCAATGGTCAGGTGGCGTTGGGATTTGTCACCTGGCTCAATTATTCCAATCCGCATCTGTCGCCGTTTCACGAAATGCAGCGGTGGAAGACGCATCCGGCGATCCGCGAGATCCTGGAGGGCGGCAAGCGCGTGTCCTATGGCGCGCGGGCGATCAATGACGGCGGCTGGCAATCGGTGCCAAAGCTGACCTTTCCCGGCGGCGCGCTGATCGGCTGTTCGGCCGGGTTCGTGAACGTGCCCCGGATCAAGGGCAGCCATACCGCGATGAAGACGGGCATGATGGCCGCCGATGCCGCGTTCGACGCCGTGACAGCAGACCGGTCGGGCGACGAGCTGACCGCCTATACCGACGCCTACCGCTCCAGCTGGGTCGAAAAGGAATTGCGCATCGTGCGCAACGTCGTGCCGCTGGTGAAGAAGTTCGGCGACACGATCGGCACCGGGCTTGCCGGGGCGGCGATGTGGGCGGAACAGCTGGGCCTGCGCCTGCCGTTCACCATGGGGCATCACCCGGATCACGAAAGCCTGTGGCGCGCGGACCTCGTCCCGAAAATCGATTATCCGAAGCCCGATGGCGTCATCTCGTTCGATCGGTTGTCCTCGGTGTTCCTGTCCAACACCAACCATGAGGAGGACCAGCCGGTCCATCTGAAGCTGAAGGATCCGGCCGTTCCGATCGAATACAACCTGCCCTTGTACGACGAGCCGGCCCAGCGATACTGCCCGGCGGGCGTCTATGAGGTTGTCGGACAGGAAACCGGCACGCCGCGATTTCAGATCAATGCGCAGAATTGCGTTCACTGCAAAACCTGTGACATCAAGGACCCCACCCAGAACATCGTCTGGGTTGCGCCGGAGGGCGGTGGAGGACCGAATTATCCGAACATGTAACCCTAGCGGGCCCGGCATCGCCGTTCTGATCGCGGCGCTGGCCTTGATGGCACCGGGCGCCGCAATTGCGTCTGACGTGACCATCAGCGCCTATGCCCGCGCCCGTGCAGCCGATGCGCGCGGCGACGTCCCGACCGCCGTGTCCGGCTATGCCGCCGCACTGGCGCAGCTGCCGCAGGACGAACAGATCGCGGTTCGCGCCTATCGCGAGGCGATTGCGTCCGGCGACACTAAGCTCGCGCTGGCATCCATCGATGCGATGACCCGGGCCAAGGGGCAGCCGGCCGATGCCGCGCTGATCGTGCTGGCCGATCATTTGGCGCGGGGTGACAAGGCGGCGGCGGCATCAACACTCGCCTCGCTTAAATCGACCCCGCTTGATTTCATGGCGCCGGTGATTGCCGCGTGGATCCAGTATGATACCGATCCGGCCGCTGCGCTGGCCGCAATGTCGGTCCCGCCCCCGGCCGCGATCGCCCGCCGGTACGCAACCGAATCCGCTGCGCTGATGGAAATCGACCAGGGTCAGCCGGAAAAGGGGATGCAGAAGCTGCTCGCGCTGGGCCAGACGGGGCGGAGCGCGATGGACAGCCGCATCGCCGCGGCCGATTTGCTGGCGGGCAGCCGGCCCGATCTAGCCACGCTGCTGCTGACCGGCGACGACCCGGTGCTGGCCGCCTATCGTGCGCGCGCCGCCGCACCACGCAAGCTGGATGCCCGGTTCGGCATTTCACGGCTTTTCACCCGGCTTGGCGGCGAATTGTCGATGGAGGGAACGGAGCCGCTGGCCATGGTGCTGGCGCGGGCGGCGCTGATCCTTGATCCCGCGCACAGCCGGGCTCAGCTGATCCTGGCCGATAACCTGGCGCGGGAGGGGACGCCCGATCTGGCGCTGGCGCAGCTTGAACGGATTGAACCGGACAGCCCCTTTGCCGCTGCAGTTCCCGGTGCCCGCATCGCGATCCTGCAAGCCGCCGGCCGCATCGACGAGGCGCTGATTGATGCCCGAAAGGTTGCCGCGCGGGCCAGTGCGGACGGCAATGATTATCAGGTTCTGGGCGATCTGCTGAGCGCGTCGGGTGACGAGCTTGCCGCCGCCGCTGCCTATGGCGAGGCCCGAAAGCGCGGTGCCGGCCCGGAATGGGCGCTGGCCCTGCAACAGGGCGGCGCGCTGGAAAGGGGCGGACGGTGGCGTGAGGCTCTGACCCTGCTCAAGCGCGCGGTCGACCTGGCGCCGGACGAGCCGCTGGCGCTCAACTATCTGGGCTATGCGCAGATCGAGCGCGGCGAAAATGTGAAGGCGGCGCGCAAGTTGCTCGAGCGGGCAGTGACGCTCAGCCCCGACAATGCCTCCATCGTCGATTCGCTGGGCTGGGCCTATTATCGCGGCGGCGAACCGGAACGGGCGCTGCCGCTGCTGGAAAAGGCGGCACGTGCCGAGCCAGCGGATACGACCATTCAGGAGCATCTGGGCGATGCCTATTGGCAGCTGGGCCGCCGGTACGAGGCGCGATATGCGTGGCGCGCCGCGGCGGTCTATGCCGACACGGACGAGGCGGCACGGCTGGCGACCAAGATCGAGGCTGGCCTGAAGGGCGACTGATCCATGCGGATAACGGAGCCGGCCCCGGCCAAGATCAACCTTGCCCTGCATGTCCGTGCGCGTCGGCCGGACGGCTATCACGAACTGGAAACGCTGTTCGCCTTTGTCGAGGCGGGCGATGTCGTGTCGGTTGAACCCGCTGAGCGCGACGAATTTCGCATTTCCGGGCCGTTCGGCGCGGCGCTGGATGCCGAAACGGACAATCTGGTGACGCGGGCGCGGGATCGGTTTCGGACGGCCTTTGGTCTGCCTGCGGTCGCCATTGAACTGGTCAAGAACCTGCCGGTCGCATCCGGCATCGGCGGAGGATCGGCGGACGCGGCTGCAACGCTTCGTGCGCTGGCACGGATGACGGGCATTGGGGCGGATAACGCCCGGCTATATGACCTGGCCGACGGGCTTGGCTCGGACGTGCCGGCCTGTCTGTTCGGTCGAACGGCCATGGGCAGGGGCAGGGGGGAGCAGTTGCAACCGCTGACCGGCGCGGCAGGACGGCTGGTTTTGCTGATCAATCCGGGCATTGCGGTGTCGACGGCGGCAGTGTTTGCGCGGTGGGATGGCCTGGATCGCGGGCCGTTGCGGACGGATGACGTCATGGCGGCGGCGCTGGATGGCCGAAACGATTTGTACCCGCCCGCCCGGCTGGTCGCTCCCGGCATCGATGCGCCGCTGGCGTTGCTGGAAGCGTACCCGGGGGTGGTTCTGGCGCGGATGTCGGGATCGGGAGCAACCTGCTTTGCGCTGTTCGACAGCGAGGAGCAGATGATGATGGCGGCCGAACAGGCATCCACTCAGGCGGGTTGGTGGGTCTGTCCGACGCGGCTTCGGCCCTAATGTCGGCTTTACCATGGTCCTGAACCCGAAAATGACCGATCCGGGCGCACTCCGGCAACAGCGGATCAGACGCCGGGAGCGGGACGTCCGCCGATGGCCCCAGCCCCAGGGCGAGCGCCATCCTTTACGCCAGCGGGTGCAGCGATGATTGACGTCGCGCATCGCGGCGGCATCGCCACCCTTACCCTGAACCGGCCAGGGGCGCGCAATGCGCTGGCCACCCGGCACTGGCTTCGGCTGGCGGAGGCGGTTGCGGCCATAGCGGACAGCGATGCGCGGGTCGTGCTGTTGCGGTCCGCCGATCCGCGCTGCTTCTGCGCCGGTGCCGATCTGAACGAGTTTACGGTGCTGGCGGCCGATGCCGCGGCACGCCAGTCGTTCCTGGCCGCAATGCGGGCGGCGATCGACGGGCTGGCGGTGCTACCCCTTCCCGTGATCGGGGTGGTCGAGGGGGAATGCCACGGCGCCGGCGTCGCGTTGATGATGGCGTGCGATATCGTGCTGGCCGGTCGGCAGGCCCGCTTTTCCATTCCGGCGGCACGGATCGGGCTGACCTACCCGGTGGCGGATATTCGCCGGCTGACCGCACGGGCCGGGCCGGGCGGGGCTGCGCGCCTGCTGTTGGCAGCGGAACGGATTGCGGCGGACGAAGCGTTGCGGCTGCGCCTTGTCTATCGGGTGGAGGAACGCCCGGAAGCGGCAGGCGACGCGATGGCACAGGCGATGATGGCGAATGACGGGGTGGCGATGGCGCTGCTCAAGCAGCGGATCGCCGATCCCGACGCGGCGGATGATCAGGGCGGGTTTCTCGACCGGTTTGGCGCCGACTCCTTTTTGGCCCGACTTCAGGCTGCCCGGTCGGGCATGGGACAGCGATGAGCGAGGCAGCGGAACGGATCGACGGTGCGGCGGGCGGCGCGCTGCTGCTGTGCGATCATGCCAGCAATCATGTGCCCGTCGACGTTGATCTTGGCATCGATCCGGCGCTGCTCAATCTGCACATCGCCTATGACATCGGGGCGGGTGCGCTGACCCGTACGCTTGCTGCTAGCACGGGCTGGCCAGCGGTGCTGGGCACGGTTTCCCGGCTGGTCATTGATTTGCACCGCGAACCGGACCGGCTGGGGCTGATCCCCATGGCTTCGGACGGTCATGACGTCCCCGGAAACCGGGATGCGAATGCCGCACAGCGCATCGCGCGCTTTCACCGCCCCTATCACTGCGCCGTGGCCAGCGCCGTCCGGCTGTATCGCCCCGACCTGATCGTCGCGATCCACAGCTTTACACCGCGGCTTGAGACTGCGCCGGTGGACCGGCCATGGACGATTGGTGTCCTCTACAACCGGGATCGGTGGACGGGAGAAGCGGCGCTGGCTGCGCTGACGGCACAGGGACTGTCGCCCGGCGATAACCAGCCCTATTCGGGCCGCGATCTCAACACGACGATCAACCGCCATGCCGAGGCGGCGGGGATTGCCGGCATCGCGATCGAAGTTCGCAACGATCAACTGCTGACGCCCGCCGGGATCGATGCCTGGGCGTCCCATTTGAGCGAAATGATCGCCACATTGCGTAACAGGGTTGCGTCAAGGGGGCATTTGACGACATAGGCTTGCGCGCCATGACCAATCGTTTCGATAAGAACCGCCTGCCCAGCCGCCATGTTTCCATGGGGCCGGAGCGCGCCCCGCACCGCAGCTATTATTACGCTATGGGCATCGAAGAGGCGGATATCGCCAAGCCCTTTGTAGGCATTGCCAGTGCCGGGAACGACTCTGCGCCGTGCAACACCGTGCTGGATAT of the Sphingomonas sp. BGYR3 genome contains:
- a CDS encoding lytic transglycosylase domain-containing protein, with amino-acid sequence MNGAVKGVAVAIALLLSGNALAREVAPADEGVPQRETPGIAAPAILTPEQGASYRAILTAIRAERWTDAQLLIDGMTPGVLHPVMRAELYTARNSPKVEMPALLALLNEAPELPQAEQIARLAVSRGATALPNLPAQQRLVWYDAPPSRQRARALSDAASAQLAEAMKPFIKADDGVSARALLDQHRGRLTPEALTEWQQKIAWIFYAAGDDENAASIATEASRGVGPWQVQGDWVLGLASWRREDCRTAQAAFERVGRNAPDVEMRSAGLFWATRADIACGEPQRVQSRLQSAAQYRETFYGLLARQSLGLTDNTANAKVLGALPLGDLERRANVRVAAALVQIGELKLADAVLRHQAKIGPRNEHAALITLAGALDLPQTQLWLCHNGPAGVNLVAQARYPAPKWKPEGGWRVDKALVYAHTLQESRFNPDVVSPAGAFGLMQVMPAAAIDVGRTKGMKIERADLAQPSVNMEVGQTYLEQLRDRPFTAGLLPKVIAAYNAGPTPVETWNVTVRSKGDPLLYIESIPYWETRGYVMTVLRNYWMYEQHEGRASASRQALSQGMWPRFPGMAGAPAVRMTDTSAGRIVGAN
- a CDS encoding tetratricopeptide repeat protein — translated: MTISAYARARAADARGDVPTAVSGYAAALAQLPQDEQIAVRAYREAIASGDTKLALASIDAMTRAKGQPADAALIVLADHLARGDKAAAASTLASLKSTPLDFMAPVIAAWIQYDTDPAAALAAMSVPPPAAIARRYATESAALMEIDQGQPEKGMQKLLALGQTGRSAMDSRIAAADLLAGSRPDLATLLLTGDDPVLAAYRARAAAPRKLDARFGISRLFTRLGGELSMEGTEPLAMVLARAALILDPAHSRAQLILADNLAREGTPDLALAQLERIEPDSPFAAAVPGARIAILQAAGRIDEALIDARKVAARASADGNDYQVLGDLLSASGDELAAAAAYGEARKRGAGPEWALALQQGGALERGGRWREALTLLKRAVDLAPDEPLALNYLGYAQIERGENVKAARKLLERAVTLSPDNASIVDSLGWAYYRGGEPERALPLLEKAARAEPADTTIQEHLGDAYWQLGRRYEARYAWRAAAVYADTDEAARLATKIEAGLKGD
- a CDS encoding electron transfer flavoprotein-ubiquinone oxidoreductase, which translates into the protein MSERESMHYDVVVVGAGPAGLSAAIRLKQRAEAEGRELSVCVIEKGSEVGAHILSGAVFDPRALDELIPDWRTLDCPMAEVPVTENHHWVLSGKGKREFPHFLLPPFMHNKGCYTGSLGNLCRWLAGQAEALGVEIFPGFAAAEVLFGEDGSVRGIATGDMGVARDGSHKPDYQPGLELHARYTLFAEGVRGHLSKQLIAKYDLAADSEPQVYGIGIKELWDIPADKHVPGRVIHTQGWPLSETAGSNGGGFLYHQANGQVALGFVTWLNYSNPHLSPFHEMQRWKTHPAIREILEGGKRVSYGARAINDGGWQSVPKLTFPGGALIGCSAGFVNVPRIKGSHTAMKTGMMAADAAFDAVTADRSGDELTAYTDAYRSSWVEKELRIVRNVVPLVKKFGDTIGTGLAGAAMWAEQLGLRLPFTMGHHPDHESLWRADLVPKIDYPKPDGVISFDRLSSVFLSNTNHEEDQPVHLKLKDPAVPIEYNLPLYDEPAQRYCPAGVYEVVGQETGTPRFQINAQNCVHCKTCDIKDPTQNIVWVAPEGGGGPNYPNM
- a CDS encoding 4-(cytidine 5'-diphospho)-2-C-methyl-D-erythritol kinase; the encoded protein is MRITEPAPAKINLALHVRARRPDGYHELETLFAFVEAGDVVSVEPAERDEFRISGPFGAALDAETDNLVTRARDRFRTAFGLPAVAIELVKNLPVASGIGGGSADAAATLRALARMTGIGADNARLYDLADGLGSDVPACLFGRTAMGRGRGEQLQPLTGAAGRLVLLINPGIAVSTAAVFARWDGLDRGPLRTDDVMAAALDGRNDLYPPARLVAPGIDAPLALLEAYPGVVLARMSGSGATCFALFDSEEQMMMAAEQASTQAGWWVCPTRLRP
- a CDS encoding enoyl-CoA hydratase/isomerase family protein is translated as MIDVAHRGGIATLTLNRPGARNALATRHWLRLAEAVAAIADSDARVVLLRSADPRCFCAGADLNEFTVLAADAAARQSFLAAMRAAIDGLAVLPLPVIGVVEGECHGAGVALMMACDIVLAGRQARFSIPAARIGLTYPVADIRRLTARAGPGGAARLLLAAERIAADEALRLRLVYRVEERPEAAGDAMAQAMMANDGVAMALLKQRIADPDAADDQGGFLDRFGADSFLARLQAARSGMGQR
- the moaB gene encoding molybdenum cofactor biosynthesis protein B: MPIDQGRAFIPVRIAVLTISDTRTAADDRSGDTLVERLTDAGHVLAARAIVADDVALIVRQLNEWIDDPLVDCVLTTGGTGVTGRDVTPEAIEQVQDKPIPGFGELFRWLSFQTIGTSTIQSRACAAVARGTYLFALPGSTGAVRDGWDGILRDQLDSRHRPCNFVELMPRLRER
- a CDS encoding N-formylglutamate amidohydrolase; the protein is MSEAAERIDGAAGGALLLCDHASNHVPVDVDLGIDPALLNLHIAYDIGAGALTRTLAASTGWPAVLGTVSRLVIDLHREPDRLGLIPMASDGHDVPGNRDANAAQRIARFHRPYHCAVASAVRLYRPDLIVAIHSFTPRLETAPVDRPWTIGVLYNRDRWTGEAALAALTAQGLSPGDNQPYSGRDLNTTINRHAEAAGIAGIAIEVRNDQLLTPAGIDAWASHLSEMIATLRNRVASRGHLTT
- a CDS encoding uracil-DNA glycosylase; amino-acid sequence: MGADTDHRWHDVAASALEWWADAGVDQLVEETAGGWIAPPVPAMAAAPAAPSAIPVSDSPLPGDWASYIAWRLGPDAPDAAWPGRVVPPSGPVDAEWLILSDVPEGEDVDGPLSSGAVGRLTDNILAAIGIDRATAHIATLAVKAPATGQIPAEQLPEFGRIAHHLLAISGARRVLVFGQATSRALFGINDRAERGRLRAVNHDARKLAVVATHAPRFMVERPRVKGEVWRDIQSLMRGLQ